A window of the Lactuca sativa cultivar Salinas chromosome 7, Lsat_Salinas_v11, whole genome shotgun sequence genome harbors these coding sequences:
- the LOC111883775 gene encoding uncharacterized protein LOC111883775 — MTRNHNHDNASSSSTRKRKKRKSFKTFDKGDVAPWSYVNHDVLFLVMMQLRVVDFVAFSGVCKSWRAFALYNKKTFMASKPPMRIFFEHYSDNTMLWCLKDFEGRNFRTIVPDSQGRKCVGCTCGYLILTRGKTHDFWLVNPITRHELYFHGFSLYEGAGLECTGGLLVFSPSISRGLLVFSPSISGWVFVLLHENEWCEGNISFYIAGKRGWNHVYSNHRILDIHVFKGKIYTLDADFCVCELKLLPNQKHKWTLLEIKNFPKPYMFSPEFVSSSESLYVIDHYAPHKVLEIDIGEMKWVSPEKTIQEYAIFLSNGRIRSSAAIKPESWAGPWTHYKSYDCFHDTDKDQLDIIHYNTMWYFPHDCLNVNLLDE, encoded by the coding sequence ATGACTAGAAACCATAATCATGATAAtgcatcatcatcatctaccaggaagaggaagaagaggaagagtttCAAGACTTTTGACAAGGGTGATGTGGCACCCTGGTCATATGTTAACCATGATGTGCTTTTTTTAGTAATGATGCAACTGAGAGttgttgattttgttgcattCAGTGGAGTTTGCAAGTCATGGAGGGCATTTGCACTCTATAACAAGAAAACGTttatggcgtccaaaccacccaTGAGGATATTTTTCGAGCACTATAGTGATAATACAATGTTGTGGTGCCTGAAGGACTTTGAAGGAAGAAATTTCAGAACCATTGTTCCCGATTCTCAGGGTAGGAAGTGTGTTGGATGTACTTGTGGTTACCTGATCTTAACGAGAGGTAAAACCCACGACTTCTGGCTAGTGAATCCTATCACAAGGCACGAACTTTATTTCCATGGTTTCTCCTTATATGAAGGTGCTGGTCTTGAATGTACCGGGGGGCTCCTTGTCTTTTCACCTTCAATATCTAGGGGCCTTCTTGTCTTTTCACCTTCAATATCCGGTTGGGTGTTTGTTTTGTTACATGAGAATGAATGGTGTGAAGGAAATATATCTTTTTATATAGCAGGTAAACGAGGATGGAATCATGTCTACTCTAATCACCGCATTCTTGATATACATGTTTTCAAGGGGAAGATATATACCCTAGACGCTGATTTTTGTGTATGCGAACTCAAACTCCTTCCAAATCAGAAGCACAAATGGACGTTACTTGAAATCAAGAATTTTCCAAAGCCTTATATGTTTTCACCGGAGTTTGTAAGTTCGAGTGAAAGCCTTTATGTGATAGATCACTATGCACCACACAAGGTTCTGGAAATAGATATTGGTGAAATGAAATGGGTGTCACCAGAAAAGACAATACAAGAATATGCAATCTTTCTTAGCAATGGCAGGATAAGGTCTTCTGCTGCTATTAAACCCGAGTCATGGGCTGGCCCTTGGACACATTACAAGAGCTATGATTGCTTTCATGATACTGATAAAGATCAACTGGACATTATCCATTATAACACGATGTGGTACTTCCCCCATGATTGTTTGAATGTTAATCTCTTAGATGAGTGA